In the Clostridium sporogenes genome, one interval contains:
- a CDS encoding DUF2334 domain-containing protein, whose protein sequence is MYKKIVISLMVCFLLIISANCKVKGIDNIQKGKVLIVHDNFNSFSYDNNIIYSVKELLGAFNTEVKVMNLDNYKEKEIYNYDYVFVIGIDEEINKKSFFIEDLRNYNKKICWIGKGIDIFLQNNPKYNMRYIGTKWDITETYYSNKKNMNISNMEEFYLDSNKGFTVLKPYSKDTKIYAYLSNGKDYFPYIINEKNLWHVSQIDNSSVIFYIFSDVLNDIFKVDKFREEKVFIRIEDVNPLMDINKLKSIADFLYSEDIPFMISLVPAVIDTKTGYTTGISDKKEFIETIKYMQKKGGAVILYGYTNQNSKKEVIKEGYKFENEKESTPLNFDMEKYVYDKVGKNLDECVKNQIYPLAFGAPHYDMDIREYKEFKKYFSTYVEQYQNNDKRFISKAYPYILKDTETFNILIPENLGNMAKNNSLWLREIQENFRKISIVRGYTAGVFFNPYMDINYLKNLVDYFKSQNVNFLDLKEEENWVKWNDIKVSSKNGTFNVKYKEKKEFNKKGFKEKQLIDRINFIIIIIVAVFITIFIIIFFLSKKKDRNKFLR, encoded by the coding sequence ATGTATAAGAAAATAGTTATTTCTTTAATGGTGTGTTTTTTATTAATTATAAGTGCTAATTGTAAAGTCAAGGGAATAGACAACATTCAAAAAGGAAAAGTCTTAATAGTTCATGATAACTTTAACTCTTTTTCATATGACAATAATATAATATATTCTGTTAAAGAACTTTTAGGAGCTTTTAATACAGAAGTAAAAGTAATGAATTTAGATAACTACAAAGAAAAAGAAATATATAATTATGATTATGTATTTGTAATTGGTATAGATGAAGAGATAAATAAAAAATCTTTTTTTATAGAAGATTTAAGAAACTACAATAAAAAAATATGTTGGATAGGAAAAGGTATAGATATATTCTTGCAAAATAACCCTAAATATAATATGAGATATATAGGAACTAAGTGGGATATTACAGAAACTTATTATTCTAATAAAAAAAATATGAATATTTCTAATATGGAAGAATTTTATTTAGATTCAAATAAAGGTTTTACGGTTTTAAAACCTTATTCTAAAGATACAAAAATATATGCTTATTTAAGTAATGGAAAAGATTATTTCCCTTATATAATAAATGAAAAAAATTTATGGCATGTAAGTCAAATAGATAATAGTTCAGTAATTTTTTATATTTTCTCAGATGTTTTAAATGACATATTTAAGGTGGATAAATTTAGAGAAGAAAAAGTTTTTATAAGGATAGAGGATGTGAATCCTCTAATGGATATAAACAAACTTAAATCTATAGCAGATTTTTTATATAGTGAAGATATACCTTTTATGATATCCCTTGTTCCCGCTGTTATAGATACTAAAACAGGATATACAACTGGTATTTCAGATAAAAAAGAATTTATTGAAACCATAAAATATATGCAGAAAAAAGGTGGAGCAGTAATACTTTATGGATATACAAATCAAAATAGTAAAAAAGAAGTGATAAAAGAGGGTTATAAGTTTGAAAATGAAAAAGAAAGCACTCCTTTAAATTTTGATATGGAAAAGTATGTGTATGATAAAGTTGGTAAGAATCTTGATGAATGTGTTAAAAATCAAATATATCCATTAGCTTTTGGAGCACCCCATTATGATATGGATATAAGAGAATATAAAGAATTTAAAAAATATTTTTCTACCTATGTAGAACAATATCAAAATAATGATAAGAGATTTATATCTAAAGCTTATCCTTATATATTAAAAGATACAGAAACTTTTAATATATTAATACCTGAAAATCTTGGAAATATGGCAAAGAACAATTCATTATGGCTTAGAGAAATACAAGAAAATTTTCGTAAGATATCTATAGTAAGAGGCTATACCGCCGGTGTATTTTTCAATCCTTATATGGATATAAATTATTTGAAAAATTTGGTTGACTATTTTAAAAGCCAGAATGTTAATTTTTTAGACTTAAAAGAAGAAGAAAATTGGGTTAAATGGAATGACATAAAAGTTTCATCAAAGAATGGAACTTTTAATGTGAAATATAAAGAAAAGAAAGAATTTAATAAAAAAGGTTTTAAAGAAAAACAACTTATAGATAGAATTAATTTTATAATCATAATAATAGTAGCTGTATTTATTACTATATTTATTATTATATTCTTTTTATCAAAGAAAAAAGATAGAAATAAATTTTTAAGGTGA
- a CDS encoding diguanylate cyclase: MNRFSKNIDVYIILLLLNFFCICSFIYFNLGKNIVVNFIMLGLMFIVSTLSYFRGIVEGFLFSAIIIFFYVTYVIYNNIIYRNPVEIITYIWMVDIPLNALIFGRLSENINSIQSINEKLQKEYKDLITIDKTTGLVNLKGFYKDLDREMSKAKRHELRLSLMIVKIQYYDELNAILGEKKMEDILKIISNVITLEIRGEDISYKLNKDTLAVLMPSTDIQGAEVVKSRIKESISKEKLKVKQKDKNVNLDIKIGVLQYENNIKEAFEFKELAERELEYDV; this comes from the coding sequence ATGAATAGATTTTCTAAGAACATAGATGTATATATAATTCTTTTATTATTAAACTTTTTTTGTATATGTAGTTTTATATATTTTAATCTAGGTAAAAATATTGTGGTGAATTTTATAATGTTAGGTTTAATGTTTATTGTATCAACATTATCTTATTTTAGAGGTATAGTAGAAGGTTTTTTATTTAGTGCAATTATTATATTTTTTTATGTTACTTATGTAATTTACAATAATATAATTTATAGAAATCCAGTGGAAATTATCACATATATTTGGATGGTAGATATACCTTTAAATGCTCTTATATTTGGTAGATTATCTGAAAATATAAATTCAATTCAAAGTATAAATGAAAAATTGCAAAAGGAATATAAAGATTTAATAACTATTGATAAGACTACTGGTCTTGTCAATTTAAAAGGATTTTATAAGGATTTAGATAGAGAAATGAGTAAAGCTAAAAGACACGAATTAAGATTGTCTCTTATGATAGTAAAAATACAATATTATGATGAACTTAATGCTATTTTAGGAGAGAAAAAAATGGAGGATATTTTAAAAATTATAAGTAATGTTATAACCTTAGAAATTAGAGGAGAAGATATTAGTTACAAATTAAATAAAGATACTCTTGCAGTTCTTATGCCTAGCACGGACATTCAAGGAGCTGAGGTTGTAAAAAGTAGAATCAAGGAAAGCATTAGTAAAGAGAAATTAAAAGTAAAACAAAAAGATAAGAATGTTAATCTTGATATAAAAATAGGGGTATTACAATATGAAAATAACATAAAAGAAGCCTTTGAATTTAAAGAATTAGCAGAAAGAGAATTAGAGTACGATGTATAA
- a CDS encoding sodium:alanine symporter family protein, giving the protein MDLLNVVKEINNVLWNYVLIFLLCGTGILFTVSLKFVQVSKFKESFKKAFGGMSLKGKKAGSDGMSSFQSLATAVAAQVGTGNLAGAATAIVSGGPGAIFWMWISAFLGMATIFAEAVLAQIFKEKVNGEVTGGPAYYISKGLKSKFLASFFSVTIILALGFIGNMVQANSIGVAFSNISNIPPWIIGIIVAGLGLIVFIGGIGRIASVTEKMVPIMALFYIIGSIIILVANYANILPAFKLIFISAFNPKAAIGGVAGVTVKQAMRYGVARGLFSNEAGMGSTPHAHAVAKVKHPVEQGLVAIVGVFIDTFVVLTFTALVILATGVLDGKTTGIELTQNAFVKGLGNFGAYFIAIALFFFAFSTIIGWYFFGEANVKYLFKGKGLNIYRFLVAIFIVLGTTLKVDLVWELADTFNGLMVIPNVIALIALGKIVKNSLKDYNENFKI; this is encoded by the coding sequence ATGTACTAATTTTTTTGTTGTGTGGCACAGGAATCTTATTTACTGTATCTTTAAAGTTTGTTCAAGTTTCAAAATTCAAAGAATCCTTTAAAAAGGCCTTTGGAGGAATGAGTTTAAAGGGAAAGAAAGCTGGCAGTGATGGAATGAGCTCATTTCAATCTTTAGCAACAGCAGTAGCAGCTCAAGTAGGTACTGGAAATTTAGCTGGAGCAGCTACAGCAATAGTATCAGGAGGACCTGGAGCAATTTTTTGGATGTGGATTAGTGCATTTTTAGGTATGGCAACTATTTTTGCAGAAGCGGTTTTGGCTCAGATTTTTAAAGAAAAAGTTAATGGAGAAGTTACAGGAGGACCAGCTTATTATATAAGTAAAGGACTTAAAAGTAAATTTTTAGCTAGTTTTTTCTCTGTAACTATAATATTAGCTTTAGGATTTATAGGTAATATGGTTCAAGCTAATTCCATAGGGGTAGCTTTTTCTAATATTTCAAATATACCCCCTTGGATAATAGGAATAATAGTGGCAGGACTTGGGTTAATTGTTTTTATAGGAGGAATAGGGAGAATAGCTTCTGTAACAGAAAAAATGGTTCCTATAATGGCTTTATTTTATATTATAGGAAGTATTATAATATTAGTTGCTAACTATGCAAATATATTACCTGCATTCAAGTTAATATTTATTTCTGCTTTTAATCCTAAAGCTGCTATAGGTGGAGTAGCAGGAGTTACTGTAAAACAAGCTATGAGATATGGAGTAGCAAGGGGATTATTTTCAAATGAAGCTGGAATGGGATCAACACCACATGCTCATGCTGTAGCTAAAGTAAAACATCCAGTAGAACAAGGGTTGGTAGCTATAGTAGGCGTATTTATAGACACTTTTGTAGTTCTTACATTTACAGCATTAGTAATACTTGCTACAGGTGTACTAGATGGTAAAACAACAGGAATAGAATTAACACAAAATGCATTTGTTAAAGGATTGGGCAATTTTGGTGCATATTTTATAGCTATTGCATTATTTTTCTTTGCTTTTTCAACAATAATAGGATGGTATTTCTTTGGTGAAGCTAATGTAAAATATCTTTTTAAAGGCAAAGGGTTAAACATATACAGATTTTTAGTGGCAATTTTTATAGTCTTAGGAACAACTTTAAAAGTAGATCTAGTTTGGGAGCTTGCAGATACTTTTAATGGGCTTATGGTAATTCCTAATGTAATAGCATTAATAGCTTTAGGTAAAATAGTAAAGAATTCGTTAAAGGATTATAATGAAAATTTTAAAATATAA